A part of Jiangella alba genomic DNA contains:
- a CDS encoding IucA/IucC family protein, whose translation MTGLLETAAPTPTQAADDATAHALLACWLREVPGWTLEAAGGELGGPTHGGPTHGGPTHGGPPHGERTPPGRVGHSLYGRAPTNSAATGDAAVASTSNAAGTGPGDTAEANTDRPRIVIPLPRWNARLLVGVRRVSATYRHQLELPALLQLGDGEPRPVGLAQLAVLLADTLPGSGLRIEPLLTRVLDSAAAVAGYLDGRADEIDRLWSAEPLPFAATEQALLLGHLVHPTPKSRGELGAVARQRFSPETGGRFALRWLAVDRDLVRHGSALGTPAPELAEALLRDDPAVDQAALRATRDAVGADRVLIPAHPYEADRLAADPLTADLFDTGAVVDLGAWGAPFLPTTSVRTVYRADAAWQLKFSLHVRVTNSMRVTLPKELDRAVESAALARTLVGARTREAAPHFDLVQDPAYLTLARDGATLDGFSVLLRENRWDRHGPSDVSALTTLCQDHPYGGRSRLAAIIAAISNREHRAEHVVAREWFGRFCDVVVRSLVRLYLDVGLCFEAHQQNTLVELENGWPVRGVYRDSQGYFHRAAAHDDLVAVVPGLGEVTESIFPEDLADERLVYYLFVNLTLGVINALGPTADESVLLGDLRRVLTDERSRGGRYPATLLDRLLDDDRWPCKANLLTRAHDLDELVGDISTQSVYVSLPNPLLGVGA comes from the coding sequence ATGACCGGCCTGCTCGAGACCGCCGCCCCGACGCCCACCCAGGCCGCCGACGACGCGACGGCGCACGCGCTGCTGGCGTGCTGGCTGCGCGAGGTGCCGGGCTGGACGCTCGAAGCCGCCGGCGGCGAACTGGGCGGGCCAACCCACGGCGGGCCAACCCACGGCGGGCCAACCCATGGCGGGCCACCCCATGGCGAGCGAACCCCTCCCGGCCGGGTGGGCCATTCACTCTACGGGCGCGCACCGACAAACTCCGCCGCGACCGGCGACGCGGCGGTCGCGAGCACGAGCAACGCCGCGGGGACAGGCCCGGGCGACACAGCGGAGGCGAACACCGACCGGCCGCGCATCGTCATCCCGCTGCCGCGCTGGAACGCTCGCCTGCTGGTCGGCGTCCGGCGCGTCTCGGCGACCTACCGGCACCAGCTGGAACTGCCCGCGCTGCTCCAGCTCGGCGACGGCGAGCCGCGCCCCGTCGGGCTCGCCCAGCTGGCCGTCCTGCTCGCCGACACCCTGCCCGGCAGCGGCCTGCGGATCGAGCCGCTCCTCACCCGGGTCCTCGACAGCGCCGCCGCCGTCGCCGGGTACCTCGACGGCCGGGCGGACGAGATCGACCGGCTGTGGTCGGCCGAGCCGCTGCCGTTCGCCGCCACGGAGCAGGCGCTGCTGCTCGGGCACCTGGTGCACCCGACCCCGAAGAGCAGGGGCGAGCTGGGCGCCGTCGCGCGGCAGCGGTTCTCCCCCGAGACCGGCGGCCGGTTCGCGCTGCGCTGGCTGGCAGTCGACCGCGACCTCGTCCGGCACGGCAGCGCCCTCGGCACACCGGCGCCGGAGCTGGCGGAGGCGCTGCTGCGCGACGATCCGGCGGTCGACCAGGCCGCCCTGCGAGCGACCCGCGACGCCGTCGGCGCAGATCGCGTCCTGATCCCGGCGCACCCGTACGAGGCCGACCGGCTGGCCGCCGACCCGCTGACGGCGGACCTGTTCGACACCGGCGCGGTGGTCGACCTCGGCGCCTGGGGCGCGCCGTTCCTGCCCACCACGTCGGTGCGCACGGTGTACCGCGCCGACGCGGCATGGCAGCTGAAGTTCAGCCTGCACGTGCGCGTGACGAACTCCATGCGGGTGACGCTGCCGAAGGAGCTGGACCGCGCGGTCGAGTCGGCGGCGCTCGCGCGCACCCTCGTCGGCGCTCGCACGCGCGAGGCCGCACCGCACTTCGACCTCGTCCAGGACCCCGCCTACCTGACGCTGGCCCGCGACGGCGCCACCCTGGACGGCTTCTCCGTCCTGCTCCGGGAGAACCGCTGGGACCGCCACGGCCCGTCCGACGTCAGCGCGCTCACCACGCTCTGCCAGGACCACCCGTACGGCGGCCGCAGCCGGCTGGCCGCCATCATCGCGGCCATCAGCAATCGCGAACACCGGGCCGAGCACGTCGTCGCCCGCGAGTGGTTCGGCCGGTTCTGCGACGTCGTGGTGCGGTCGCTGGTCCGGCTCTACCTCGACGTCGGCCTGTGCTTCGAGGCGCACCAGCAGAACACCCTGGTCGAGCTCGAGAACGGCTGGCCGGTCCGCGGCGTGTACCGCGACAGCCAGGGCTACTTCCACCGCGCCGCCGCGCACGACGACCTCGTCGCCGTCGTGCCCGGGCTGGGCGAGGTGACCGAGTCGATCTTCCCGGAGGACCTCGCCGACGAGCGGCTGGTCTACTACCTGTTCGTCAACCTCACGCTGGGGGTGATCAACGCGCTCGGCCCGACGGCCGACGAGTCCGTCCTCCTCGGCGACCTGCGCAGGGTGCTGACGGACGAACGTTCGCGCGGCGGGCGCTACCCGGCCACGCTGCTCGACCGGCTGCTCGACGACGACCGCTGGCCGTGCAAGGCCAACCTGCTGACCCGCGCGCACGACCTCGACGAGCTGGTCGGCGACATCTCGACCCAGTCGGTGTACGTGTCGCTGCCGAACCCGCTGCTGGGGGTGGGCGCATGA
- a CDS encoding diaminobutyrate--2-oxoglutarate transaminase family protein, with product MAYHEGLRLAEPPATGTAETADDLLERQRHRESSARSYPRRLPVALASAQGSTVRDHHGREYLDCLAGAGALALGHHHPVVVQALRDALDEGTPLSTLDLPTPVRDRFVEQLFAVLPEHLRDGRVLFCGPTGADAVEAAVKLARTATGRSGLVAFGGAYHGMTQGTLALTGRKSVKEPLGTLLPDVHHLPFPTAFRSPFGLEDGAAMAGRLVEWALTDDLSGIATPAAVIAEPVQGEGGVHPMPATFAATVRRSTRATGTVLIADEVQTGLGRTGDLWASDAIGLDPDVLVLSKAIGGGLPLAVIVHRGELDGWQPGAHAGTFRGQTLALAAGAATIREVVRAGLAQRAREAGRRLTEGLLTVAADDPRVGHVRGRGLMAGAELVDPGVVDADGVPVPDGWLAGRVQRAMLDRGVIVEVGGSHDAVVRFLPPLVITDEEIDRVIDAFGAALRAVHAEDGSER from the coding sequence GTGGCGTACCACGAGGGTCTCAGGCTCGCCGAACCGCCGGCAACCGGAACCGCCGAAACCGCCGATGACCTGCTGGAACGCCAGCGCCACCGAGAATCCTCCGCCCGCTCCTACCCGCGCCGGCTGCCCGTCGCGCTCGCGTCGGCCCAGGGGTCCACCGTCCGCGACCACCACGGCCGCGAGTACCTCGACTGCCTCGCCGGCGCCGGTGCGCTGGCCCTCGGCCACCACCACCCGGTCGTCGTCCAGGCGCTGCGGGACGCGCTCGACGAGGGAACGCCGCTGTCGACGCTGGACCTGCCGACGCCGGTCCGGGACCGGTTCGTCGAGCAGCTGTTCGCCGTCCTGCCCGAGCACCTGCGCGACGGGCGCGTCCTGTTCTGCGGCCCGACCGGCGCCGACGCCGTCGAGGCCGCGGTCAAGCTGGCCCGCACCGCCACCGGCCGCTCCGGCCTGGTCGCGTTCGGCGGCGCCTACCACGGTATGACGCAGGGCACGCTCGCGCTCACCGGCCGCAAGTCAGTGAAGGAGCCGCTGGGCACGCTCCTGCCCGACGTCCATCATCTGCCGTTCCCGACGGCGTTCCGCTCGCCCTTCGGCCTCGAGGACGGCGCCGCGATGGCCGGCCGGCTGGTCGAGTGGGCGCTGACGGACGACCTCAGCGGCATCGCGACGCCGGCCGCCGTCATCGCCGAGCCGGTGCAGGGCGAGGGCGGCGTGCACCCCATGCCCGCGACGTTCGCCGCGACCGTCCGGCGCAGCACCCGGGCCACCGGCACCGTCCTCATCGCCGACGAGGTGCAGACGGGGCTCGGCCGCACCGGCGACCTGTGGGCGAGCGACGCGATCGGGCTGGACCCGGACGTCCTGGTGCTGTCGAAGGCGATCGGCGGCGGCCTGCCGCTGGCGGTCATCGTCCACCGTGGCGAGCTGGACGGCTGGCAGCCGGGCGCGCACGCGGGCACGTTCCGCGGCCAGACGCTGGCGCTGGCGGCGGGCGCCGCCACGATCCGCGAGGTGGTCCGCGCCGGGCTGGCGCAGCGGGCCCGCGAAGCCGGCCGCCGTCTGACCGAAGGGCTGCTCACCGTCGCCGCGGACGACCCGCGGGTCGGGCACGTGCGCGGCCGCGGCCTCATGGCCGGCGCCGAGCTGGTCGACCCGGGCGTGGTCGACGCCGACGGGGTCCCGGTGCCGGACGGCTGGCTGGCCGGCCGCGTCCAGCGGGCGATGCTCGACCGAGGCGTCATCGTCGAGGTCGGCGGCAGCCACGACGCCGTCGTCCGGTTCCTGCCGCCGCTGGTCATCACCGACGAGGAGATCGACCGCGTGATCGACGCGTTCGGCGCGGCGCTGCGGGCCGTCCACGCCGAGGACGGGTCCGAGCGGTGA
- a CDS encoding GNAT family N-acetyltransferase — protein sequence MTWSVTLPGATTELTFAPVRASADTELIHDWMNRSHVVPWWQLGVSAPEIHAYLAGLTHLRPWLVSAGEVPFGYVETYVVADDALARHYPARPGDVGFHLLVGPLSMIGTGVPRLMGRAVLAWLLNHGERAVCEPDVRNGRMLAYCRRLGLTSLGEVELPEKRAAVLACERTEFDARWPGDRAAVGVLK from the coding sequence ATGACGTGGTCCGTCACGCTGCCGGGCGCGACGACGGAGTTGACGTTCGCGCCGGTCCGGGCGTCCGCCGACACCGAGCTGATCCACGACTGGATGAACCGCTCGCACGTCGTGCCGTGGTGGCAGCTGGGCGTGTCGGCGCCGGAGATCCACGCCTACCTGGCCGGGCTGACGCACCTGCGGCCGTGGCTGGTGTCGGCCGGCGAGGTCCCGTTCGGCTACGTCGAGACGTACGTCGTGGCGGACGACGCGCTGGCGCGGCACTACCCGGCCCGGCCCGGCGACGTCGGCTTCCACCTGCTGGTCGGGCCGCTGTCGATGATCGGCACCGGTGTGCCGCGGCTGATGGGCCGCGCCGTGCTGGCCTGGCTGCTGAACCATGGCGAACGCGCCGTATGCGAGCCCGACGTGCGCAACGGGCGCATGCTGGCCTACTGCCGGCGGCTCGGGCTGACGTCGCTGGGCGAGGTGGAGCTGCCGGAGAAGCGGGCGGCCGTCCTGGCCTGCGAGCGGACGGAGTTCGACGCGCGGTGGCCGGGCGACCGCGCCGCGGTGGGGGTGCTCAAATGA
- a CDS encoding pyridoxal phosphate-dependent decarboxylase family protein, whose amino-acid sequence MTAPLFLDGSPAAHDALRDAVTEVLAVLAATDERGPFPSAGPARLRETAEAIEPLPDDAEPLGEVLADVGRTVLAQGARVTDPWCAAHLHPPTLLTAVAAELAIAATNQSMDSYDQAPMATYVEDRLVARLAALIGLPAAASGVLTSGGTASNLLGLLLARDHAAGGANVNGLPAGAARWRILASAGAHVSIRQAAAVLGLGRDAVVAVGTDDDGRMDVAALDRTLSQLDQTGGVPIAVVGTAGTTDTGAVDPLTALADRAAACGAWFHVDAAVGSALVLSDRLRPLVAGLERADSITADLHKLWWQPIGASALLVRSAASLGSVREPADYLNRTEDDDVLNLVDRSLDTSRRFDALKILVSLRATGRRRLAGLVEHLVDLAAMAGEAVRRRPGLELMAPPQTVTVLFRCRPDGVDESRLDQLNVDVQRRLLTSGRAVVGRTRHRGRVALKLTFTNPLTSHDDVAALLAAVAAEATAEREAA is encoded by the coding sequence GTGACCGCGCCGCTCTTCCTCGACGGCAGCCCGGCGGCGCACGACGCGCTGCGCGACGCCGTCACCGAGGTGCTCGCCGTCCTGGCCGCGACGGACGAGCGCGGCCCGTTCCCGTCCGCCGGACCGGCGCGGCTGCGCGAGACCGCCGAGGCGATCGAGCCGCTGCCGGACGACGCCGAGCCGCTCGGCGAGGTGCTGGCGGACGTCGGGCGGACGGTACTCGCGCAGGGCGCGCGGGTCACGGACCCGTGGTGCGCCGCCCACCTGCACCCGCCGACGCTGCTGACGGCGGTCGCGGCGGAGCTGGCGATCGCCGCGACGAACCAGTCGATGGACTCCTACGACCAGGCGCCGATGGCGACGTACGTCGAGGACCGCCTGGTCGCCCGGCTGGCCGCGCTGATCGGGCTGCCGGCGGCCGCGTCCGGGGTGCTGACCTCCGGCGGGACGGCGTCCAACCTGCTCGGGCTGCTGCTCGCCCGCGACCACGCCGCCGGCGGGGCGAACGTCAACGGGCTGCCGGCCGGCGCCGCGCGCTGGCGCATCCTCGCGTCGGCCGGCGCGCACGTCAGCATCCGGCAGGCCGCCGCCGTGCTGGGGCTGGGCCGCGACGCCGTCGTCGCCGTCGGCACCGACGACGACGGGCGCATGGACGTCGCCGCACTGGACCGGACGCTGTCGCAGCTGGACCAGACCGGCGGCGTGCCGATCGCCGTCGTCGGGACCGCCGGCACCACCGACACCGGCGCCGTCGACCCGCTGACCGCTTTGGCCGACCGCGCCGCCGCTTGTGGCGCGTGGTTCCACGTCGACGCGGCCGTCGGGTCGGCGCTGGTGCTCAGCGACCGGCTGCGGCCGCTGGTGGCCGGGCTGGAGCGGGCCGACTCCATCACCGCCGACCTGCACAAGCTCTGGTGGCAGCCGATCGGCGCGAGCGCGCTGCTGGTCCGCTCCGCGGCGTCGCTGGGCAGCGTGCGCGAGCCGGCCGACTACCTCAACCGCACCGAGGACGACGACGTGCTCAACCTGGTCGACCGGTCGCTGGACACGTCGCGCCGGTTCGACGCGCTGAAGATCCTGGTCTCGCTGCGCGCCACCGGACGGCGGCGGCTGGCCGGGCTGGTCGAGCACCTGGTCGACCTCGCGGCGATGGCCGGCGAGGCGGTCCGCCGCCGGCCCGGCCTCGAGCTGATGGCGCCGCCGCAGACGGTGACCGTGCTGTTCCGCTGCCGCCCCGACGGCGTCGACGAGTCGCGGCTGGACCAGCTGAACGTCGACGTCCAGCGCCGCTTGCTGACGTCGGGCCGGGCCGTCGTCGGCCGCACCCGTCACCGCGGCCGCGTCGCCCTGAAGCTCACCTTCACCAACCCACTGACCAGCCACGACGACGTCGCCGCCCTGCTCGCCGCGGTCGCGGCCGAGGCGACGGCGGAACGGGAGGCGGCATGA
- a CDS encoding M14 family zinc carboxypeptidase, protein MRRTGHSRSSRRTVMLAAAAVLAVPAVAVPAAVGAASPSAPSTAAADLPSGNTAYRTLADYEADLAELVADHPDLVKPITLPYPTTSGRTVRGVEISTNVNADDGKPTFVDVGMHHGNEFPSGELTMEFAIDLVQRAAAGDREVTRLLDRARVVVVPIVNVDGFVRGRRQTDTNVDMNRNYGLGWLPISTGGAAAWSEPESRNIEWLLSTRQATVFNTQHTCIQVVLYPPLQLAAGPAQDVDRLHALASEVASIYGPGYKALPSAEDYETTGEAIDWAYYATRGLALTTETCPDAGVARTYETQVLDVYDEHREAMTTMLATAADPDQYAVIDGKGPKGAVLRITKAFDMYTSPYAQPDGATRPSSFTTTLTSDLALGRNGKFEWAVNPSYRPIPAYQEDGVHGFQTGFYEEPWILTCERPDGTVLQTVPVNVDLGETVTVDLKECRRDFHRSRP, encoded by the coding sequence ATGAGACGTACCGGTCACTCCCGTTCGAGTCGTCGCACCGTCATGCTGGCCGCGGCCGCCGTCCTGGCCGTCCCCGCGGTCGCCGTCCCCGCCGCCGTGGGTGCGGCGTCGCCGTCGGCGCCGTCCACCGCGGCCGCCGATCTGCCCAGCGGCAACACCGCCTACCGCACGCTGGCCGACTACGAGGCCGACCTGGCCGAACTGGTCGCCGACCACCCCGACCTCGTCAAACCGATCACGCTGCCCTACCCGACGACGTCCGGGCGCACCGTCCGCGGCGTCGAGATCAGCACGAACGTCAACGCCGACGACGGCAAGCCGACCTTCGTCGACGTCGGCATGCACCACGGCAACGAGTTCCCGAGCGGCGAGCTGACCATGGAGTTCGCCATCGACCTCGTCCAGCGCGCCGCCGCCGGCGACCGCGAGGTCACCCGGCTGCTCGACCGCGCCCGCGTCGTCGTCGTGCCGATCGTCAACGTCGACGGGTTCGTGCGCGGTCGCCGCCAGACCGACACCAACGTCGACATGAACCGCAACTACGGCCTGGGCTGGCTGCCGATCTCGACCGGCGGCGCGGCCGCGTGGTCGGAGCCGGAGTCGCGGAACATCGAGTGGCTGCTGTCGACTCGGCAGGCGACGGTGTTCAACACCCAGCACACCTGCATCCAGGTCGTCCTGTACCCGCCGCTGCAGCTCGCCGCCGGGCCCGCCCAGGACGTCGACCGGCTGCATGCGCTCGCGTCCGAGGTCGCGTCGATCTACGGCCCGGGCTACAAGGCGCTGCCGTCGGCGGAGGACTACGAGACGACCGGTGAGGCGATCGACTGGGCCTACTACGCCACCCGCGGGCTCGCGCTGACCACCGAGACCTGCCCCGACGCGGGTGTCGCGCGGACGTACGAGACCCAGGTGCTCGACGTGTACGACGAGCACCGCGAGGCGATGACGACCATGCTCGCGACCGCCGCCGACCCCGACCAGTACGCCGTCATCGACGGCAAGGGGCCGAAGGGCGCCGTGCTGCGCATCACGAAGGCGTTCGACATGTACACCAGCCCCTACGCCCAGCCGGACGGCGCCACCCGGCCGTCGTCGTTCACGACCACGCTGACGTCTGACCTCGCGCTCGGGCGGAACGGCAAGTTCGAGTGGGCCGTGAACCCGTCGTACCGGCCGATCCCGGCGTACCAGGAGGACGGGGTGCACGGGTTCCAGACCGGGTTCTACGAGGAGCCGTGGATCCTGACCTGCGAACGCCCCGACGGCACCGTCCTCCAGACCGTCCCCGTCAACGTCGACCTCGGCGAAACCGTCACCGTCGACCTCAAGGAGTGCCGCCGCGACTTCCACCGGTCGCGGCCGTGA
- a CDS encoding lysine N(6)-hydroxylase/L-ornithine N(5)-oxygenase family protein → MTGHDVIGVGLGPFNLGLAALLDPVGDVDAVFFEAAPRFAWHPGLMLPGTTLQVPFLADLVTLADPTSRWSFLNYLHERGRLYRFYFYERFHVPRAEYDAYARWVAESLPSCRFGARVTAVEPDGDGWRVSVETAAGVEDHRARSVVFGVGTRPAVPAVARPVLGQDVFHTEDYLTYREKAVTASAVTVVGSGQSAGEVVADLLEAGLPGGLPGGLTVDWFTRSRGFLPMEYSKLGLEHFTPEYTAYFHGLPPSTRDELRAGQDLLYKGLSAETSERIYDLLYEATVDRADPPVVYAGACELRSIEPSPLPGRRWRLHWHHRDQDRAFTRDTDVVVLGTGHEPAPLPVPSGLVALDGAGRPEVALDYRLTLASGAPSTLFAQNAELHTHGVGAPDLGLGAHRNSVIVNALAGREVYPVRDRTVYQSFGGPLA, encoded by the coding sequence ATGACCGGCCACGACGTCATCGGCGTCGGCCTGGGGCCGTTCAACCTGGGCCTCGCGGCCCTGCTCGACCCGGTCGGCGACGTCGACGCGGTGTTCTTCGAGGCGGCGCCGCGGTTCGCCTGGCACCCGGGCCTCATGCTGCCGGGCACCACGCTGCAGGTGCCGTTCCTGGCCGACCTCGTGACGCTGGCCGACCCCACCAGCCGGTGGTCTTTCCTCAACTACCTGCACGAGCGCGGCCGGCTGTACCGGTTCTACTTCTACGAGCGGTTCCACGTGCCGCGAGCCGAGTACGACGCGTACGCCCGCTGGGTCGCCGAGTCGCTGCCGTCGTGCCGGTTCGGGGCCCGGGTCACGGCGGTCGAGCCGGACGGCGACGGCTGGCGGGTCAGCGTCGAGACCGCCGCCGGCGTCGAGGACCATCGGGCCCGATCCGTCGTGTTCGGCGTCGGCACCCGGCCGGCCGTCCCCGCCGTCGCCCGGCCCGTGCTGGGACAGGACGTCTTCCACACCGAGGACTACCTGACGTACCGCGAGAAGGCCGTCACCGCGTCCGCCGTCACCGTCGTCGGATCCGGGCAGAGCGCCGGCGAGGTCGTCGCCGACCTGCTCGAGGCCGGGCTGCCCGGCGGGCTGCCCGGCGGGCTGACGGTGGACTGGTTCACCCGGTCGCGCGGGTTCCTGCCGATGGAGTACTCCAAGCTCGGGCTCGAGCACTTCACGCCCGAGTACACGGCGTACTTCCACGGCCTGCCGCCGTCGACGAGGGACGAGCTCCGCGCCGGGCAGGACCTGCTCTACAAGGGCCTGTCGGCCGAGACCAGCGAGCGCATCTACGACCTGCTGTACGAGGCGACGGTCGACCGCGCCGACCCTCCGGTGGTGTACGCGGGCGCGTGCGAGCTGCGCTCGATCGAGCCGTCGCCGCTGCCCGGACGGCGCTGGCGACTGCACTGGCACCACCGCGACCAGGACCGCGCGTTCACCCGCGACACCGACGTCGTCGTGCTGGGGACGGGGCACGAGCCGGCGCCGCTGCCGGTGCCGTCCGGGCTGGTCGCACTGGACGGCGCCGGGCGCCCGGAGGTCGCGCTGGACTACCGGCTGACGCTGGCCTCCGGCGCGCCGTCGACGCTGTTCGCGCAGAACGCCGAGCTGCACACGCACGGCGTCGGCGCACCCGACCTCGGGCTCGGCGCGCACCGCAACTCCGTCATCGTCAACGCGCTCGCCGGCCGCGAGGTCTACCCGGTCCGCGACCGCACCGTCTACCAGAGCTTCGGAGGCCCGCTCGCATGA
- a CDS encoding IucA/IucC family protein, which yields MTAPDLEHWERANRELIAKLLTEFGYEEILTLSGAVSVPLPGATLTGRAVRRELGWWRVLPSSLAVEGGGPLPDAAAVFTAVLGAAGAEASTVAGAVAELSSTLLTDARQLAAARPAAELVDLEPVLVEAELTGHPWIVANKGRVGFGAGDLAAYPPEARADVRLLWLAASPDVADAAGPDHHAVVREQVGDAAFEALRAGAQLGGLDPSTCVFVPVHPWQWEHRILPLHAPQLARGELVFLGEGPARYRPQLAIRTMTDLDDPARRYLKLPLSILNTSVYRGLPRERTLAAPALTSWLSSVVDGDAFLPETGLILLGELAGVSVAHPVYAGLPGVPYQYTELLGAIWREPVQPYLRPGEQAVSLAALLHVDPSGGTFAQALVDRSGLPASEWVARLHAAVLPPLLHVLYKYGAMFSPHGQNCMIVHRDGVPTRLVVKDFVDDLAICSESLPEHAGLPPAVRSALADVVLDGKTLRKYLQNGLLICVYRYLAEICADRLDVPEATFWGSARSVLAAYQDRFRGELADRFTLFDLESPTFPKLCLNRLRLFERGYTDDPERPVISAVGTVPNPLSPSFAKA from the coding sequence ATGACCGCACCTGACCTGGAGCACTGGGAGCGGGCGAACCGCGAGCTGATCGCGAAGCTGCTCACCGAGTTCGGCTACGAGGAGATCCTGACGCTGTCCGGCGCGGTGTCGGTGCCGTTGCCGGGCGCGACGCTGACGGGACGGGCGGTGCGGCGGGAGCTGGGCTGGTGGCGCGTGCTGCCGTCGTCGCTGGCGGTCGAGGGCGGCGGGCCGCTGCCCGACGCCGCGGCCGTGTTCACCGCGGTGCTGGGCGCCGCGGGAGCCGAGGCGTCCACCGTCGCCGGAGCCGTGGCGGAACTGTCGTCCACCCTGCTGACGGACGCGCGGCAGCTGGCGGCCGCGCGGCCCGCGGCCGAGCTCGTCGACCTCGAGCCGGTGCTGGTCGAGGCCGAGCTGACCGGGCATCCGTGGATCGTCGCGAACAAGGGCCGGGTCGGGTTCGGCGCCGGCGACCTCGCGGCGTACCCGCCGGAGGCCCGCGCCGACGTGCGGCTGCTGTGGCTGGCCGCGTCGCCGGATGTCGCGGACGCCGCCGGGCCGGACCACCACGCGGTGGTGCGCGAGCAGGTCGGGGACGCGGCGTTCGAGGCGCTGCGGGCCGGGGCGCAACTCGGCGGGCTGGACCCGTCGACCTGCGTGTTCGTGCCCGTGCACCCGTGGCAGTGGGAGCACCGCATCCTGCCGCTGCACGCGCCGCAACTGGCCCGCGGCGAGCTGGTGTTCCTGGGCGAGGGTCCGGCGCGGTACCGGCCGCAGCTGGCCATCCGCACCATGACCGACCTCGACGACCCGGCCCGGCGCTACCTCAAGCTGCCGCTGTCCATCCTCAACACGTCGGTCTACCGCGGGCTGCCGCGTGAGCGGACGCTGGCCGCGCCGGCGTTGACGTCCTGGCTGTCGTCGGTCGTCGACGGCGACGCGTTCCTGCCCGAGACCGGGCTGATCCTGCTCGGCGAGCTGGCCGGCGTCAGCGTCGCGCACCCGGTGTACGCGGGCCTGCCCGGGGTGCCGTACCAGTACACCGAGCTGCTCGGGGCGATCTGGCGCGAGCCCGTGCAGCCCTACCTCCGGCCCGGCGAACAGGCCGTCTCGCTGGCCGCGCTACTGCACGTCGACCCGTCCGGCGGGACGTTCGCGCAGGCGCTGGTAGACCGGAGCGGGCTGCCGGCGTCGGAGTGGGTGGCGCGGCTGCACGCGGCCGTGCTGCCGCCGCTGCTGCACGTGCTGTACAAGTACGGCGCGATGTTCTCGCCGCACGGGCAGAACTGCATGATCGTCCACCGTGACGGCGTGCCGACGCGGCTGGTCGTCAAGGACTTCGTCGACGACCTCGCGATCTGCTCCGAGTCGCTGCCGGAACACGCCGGCCTGCCGCCTGCCGTGCGCTCGGCGCTGGCCGATGTCGTCCTGGACGGCAAGACGCTGCGGAAGTACCTGCAGAACGGGCTGCTGATCTGCGTGTACCGGTATCTGGCGGAGATCTGCGCCGACCGGCTGGACGTGCCCGAGGCGACGTTCTGGGGGTCGGCCCGCTCGGTGCTGGCGGCCTACCAGGACCGGTTCCGCGGTGAGCTGGCCGACCGGTTCACGCTGTTCGACCTCGAGTCGCCGACGTTCCCGAAGCTGTGCCTCAATCGGCTGCGGCTGTTCGAACGCGGCTACACCGACGACCCCGAACGCCCCGTCATCTCCGCCGTCGGCACCGTCCCCAACCCCCTCTCCCCCTCGTTCGCCAAGGCGTAG
- a CDS encoding DUF4190 domain-containing protein translates to MSEPEAPTPPAERNPYATPTPGPPSYGEHRAAAARRPMPYAPAGTPYGPPSPWPVAPPPEPVPGTSGMATAALVFGIIGGIPLAIIFGVIALGRTANGRQQGRGLAIAGLICAGLWLAGLVTAGVYATVSEPDRDDAGQITDEGSLSAFDVEIGDCVNGVRDIEADSYVRSLPAVPCSEPHEAEVYAQFDLTGDAHPGTDGVVAQADQRCADALYTYSTRAYDDPNVGLFYLYPDERAWPQDRSVVCIAVAIEGTLTGSLAEQTGT, encoded by the coding sequence ATGTCCGAGCCCGAGGCGCCGACCCCGCCGGCCGAGCGGAACCCGTACGCCACGCCCACGCCCGGGCCGCCCTCCTACGGTGAGCACCGCGCCGCCGCCGCGCGCCGGCCGATGCCGTACGCCCCCGCCGGAACGCCGTACGGCCCGCCGAGCCCCTGGCCGGTCGCACCGCCGCCGGAACCCGTGCCGGGCACGAGCGGCATGGCCACCGCGGCACTCGTGTTCGGCATCATCGGCGGCATCCCGCTGGCGATCATCTTCGGCGTCATCGCTCTCGGCCGCACGGCGAACGGCCGTCAGCAGGGCCGCGGGCTGGCCATCGCGGGCCTGATCTGCGCCGGCCTCTGGCTGGCGGGTCTCGTGACGGCCGGGGTCTACGCCACGGTCAGCGAGCCCGACCGCGACGACGCCGGCCAGATCACCGACGAGGGCTCGCTGTCGGCCTTCGACGTCGAGATCGGCGACTGCGTCAACGGCGTGCGCGACATCGAGGCCGACAGCTACGTCAGGTCGCTGCCGGCCGTCCCGTGCTCCGAACCGCACGAGGCCGAGGTGTACGCACAGTTCGACCTCACCGGCGACGCCCACCCGGGTACCGACGGCGTCGTCGCCCAGGCGGACCAGCGCTGCGCCGACGCGCTGTACACCTACTCGACCCGGGCCTACGACGACCCGAACGTCGGCCTCTTCTACCTGTATCCCGACGAGCGCGCCTGGCCGCAGGACCGATCGGTGGTCTGCATCGCCGTCGCCATCGAGGGCACGCTCACCGGCAGCCTGGCGGAGCAGACGGGGACCTGA